In a single window of the Bacillus mycoides genome:
- the gcvPB gene encoding aminomethyl-transferring glycine dehydrogenase subunit 2 — translation MKNQDQALIFEVTKEGRVGYSLPKLDVEEVKLEDVFESDYIRVEDAELPEVSELDIMRHYTALSNRNHGVDSGFYPLGSCTMKYNPKINENVARFAGFANIHPLQDEKTVQGAMELMYDLQEHLIEITGMDTVTLQPAAGAHGEWTGLMLIRAYHEANGDFNRTKVIVPDSAHGTNPASATVAGFETITVKSNEHGLVDLDDLKRVVNEETAALMLTNPNTLGLFEENILEMAEIVHNAGGKLYYDGANLNAVLSQARPGDMGFDVVHLNLHKTFTGPHGGGGPGSGPVGVKADLIPYLPKPILEKTENGYHFNYDRPEAIGRVKPFYGNFGINVRAYTYIRSMGPDGLRAVTEYAVLNANYMMRRLAPFYDLPFDRHCKHEFVLSGRRQKKLGVRTLDIAKRLLDFGYHPPTIYFPLNVEECIMIEPTETESKETLDGFIDKMIQIAKEVEENPEVVQEAPHTTVIKRLDETLAARKPVLRYEKLAPVQV, via the coding sequence ATGAAGAACCAAGACCAAGCACTTATTTTTGAAGTGACTAAAGAAGGACGCGTAGGATATAGCTTACCCAAATTAGATGTAGAAGAAGTAAAATTAGAAGATGTGTTTGAGAGTGATTATATTCGAGTAGAAGATGCAGAGCTTCCAGAAGTATCTGAACTTGATATTATGCGCCATTACACAGCGCTTTCAAACCGTAACCACGGTGTGGATTCTGGATTCTATCCACTTGGGTCTTGTACGATGAAATATAATCCGAAAATTAATGAAAACGTAGCTCGTTTCGCAGGCTTTGCAAATATTCATCCACTTCAAGATGAAAAAACAGTGCAAGGTGCAATGGAATTAATGTATGACTTACAAGAACATTTAATTGAAATTACAGGTATGGATACTGTTACGTTACAACCAGCAGCTGGTGCACACGGAGAATGGACAGGATTAATGTTGATTCGTGCATATCATGAAGCGAACGGTGACTTTAACCGTACGAAAGTAATTGTTCCTGACTCTGCTCACGGAACAAACCCGGCGTCTGCAACAGTAGCTGGTTTTGAAACAATTACAGTGAAATCAAATGAACATGGTCTTGTTGACTTAGATGATTTAAAACGTGTTGTAAACGAAGAAACAGCAGCACTTATGTTAACAAATCCAAATACATTAGGCCTATTCGAAGAAAATATTTTAGAAATGGCAGAAATCGTCCATAACGCAGGCGGTAAATTATACTATGATGGTGCAAACTTAAATGCGGTATTAAGCCAAGCACGCCCAGGAGATATGGGATTTGACGTTGTGCATTTAAATCTTCATAAAACATTTACAGGTCCGCATGGCGGCGGTGGCCCAGGTTCTGGTCCAGTAGGTGTGAAAGCTGATTTAATTCCGTACTTACCAAAACCGATTTTAGAGAAAACAGAAAATGGCTATCACTTCAACTATGATCGTCCAGAAGCAATTGGGCGTGTGAAACCATTCTATGGTAACTTCGGAATTAACGTTCGTGCATACACATATATTCGTTCTATGGGCCCAGATGGCTTGCGTGCAGTAACTGAGTATGCTGTATTAAATGCGAACTATATGATGAGAAGATTAGCACCATTCTATGATCTTCCGTTCGATAGACATTGCAAGCATGAATTTGTATTATCAGGTCGTCGTCAAAAGAAACTTGGTGTACGTACATTAGATATTGCAAAACGTCTGCTTGATTTCGGTTACCATCCACCAACAATTTACTTCCCATTAAATGTGGAAGAATGTATTATGATTGAGCCAACAGAAACAGAATCAAAAGAAACATTAGATGGTTTCATTGATAAGATGATTCAAATTGCTAAAGAGGTAGAAGAAAATCCAGAAGTTGTACAAGAAGCACCACATACAACAGTAATAAAACGTTTAGATGAAACATTGGCTGCTCGTAAACCAGTTTTACGTTATGAAAAGCTAGCACCTGTACAAGTGTGA
- a CDS encoding DUF3929 family protein, producing MVYHLENGETIKDVKEFCYRDQGKVLERVAHRVMDNREVTAIDKQGTIISIACEDIVKVELDYITES from the coding sequence ATGGTATACCATTTAGAAAATGGAGAAACAATTAAAGATGTAAAAGAATTTTGTTACCGAGACCAAGGGAAAGTGTTAGAAAGAGTAGCACACCGTGTAATGGATAATAGAGAAGTGACAGCGATTGATAAACAAGGAACAATCATTTCAATAGCGTGTGAGGACATTGTAAAGGTAGAACTTGATTACATAACAGAAAGTTAA
- a CDS encoding GntR family transcriptional regulator, whose protein sequence is MNIIISNSSQDPIYVQIRKQLSQLILNGGLKGGDQLPSIRSLAKELQVSVITTKRAYEELEKEGYIETVAGKGTYVSRENNELLKEQRLRLLESKAEGIVNESKALQLSLEDLQQMIACLYEGE, encoded by the coding sequence ATGAATATTATTATTTCGAATTCTTCCCAAGACCCTATTTATGTGCAAATAAGAAAACAATTAAGCCAGCTTATTTTAAATGGTGGTTTAAAGGGTGGAGACCAATTACCGTCTATTCGTAGCTTAGCGAAGGAATTACAAGTTAGTGTAATTACAACGAAGCGTGCGTACGAGGAGCTTGAAAAAGAAGGATATATAGAAACTGTTGCTGGGAAGGGGACTTATGTTTCACGTGAAAATAATGAACTACTAAAAGAACAGCGGCTACGTCTATTGGAAAGTAAAGCGGAAGGGATTGTGAATGAAAGTAAAGCGTTGCAGCTTTCACTTGAAGATTTACAGCAGATGATTGCGTGTTTATATGAGGGGGAATAA
- a CDS encoding ABC transporter ATP-binding protein, whose amino-acid sequence MLELKNVCKTYQDFSVKNVSFTLPRGYIMGFIGPNGAGKSTTIKMIMNLIRKESGDIKIFGKDNKKAEKEIKQNIGFVYDENHYYEDLTCEQMKRIIAPLYKKWDEMQYQSYMQRLQVPKYKKIKELSKGMKMKFAIAIALSHHAEFIIMDEPTAGLDPVVRSELLDILQEIVMEDEVSVLFSTHITTDLERIADYITFINDGEIIFTGEKDELMENYVIVKGSNDLLDREGKELFVGLRKNKFGFEGLAEDKQAIIDWFGNEVVLENPTLDDIIVYTAKGRGAYASAHL is encoded by the coding sequence ATGTTAGAGCTAAAAAACGTTTGTAAAACTTATCAAGATTTCTCAGTGAAAAATGTAAGTTTTACATTGCCACGTGGATATATTATGGGATTTATCGGACCGAATGGAGCTGGAAAAAGTACGACGATCAAAATGATTATGAATTTAATCAGAAAAGAGAGCGGTGATATAAAAATTTTTGGTAAGGACAATAAGAAAGCCGAAAAGGAAATAAAACAAAATATTGGTTTTGTATATGATGAAAATCATTATTACGAAGATTTAACGTGTGAGCAAATGAAACGGATTATTGCACCGTTATATAAAAAGTGGGACGAAATGCAGTATCAATCATATATGCAGAGATTACAAGTTCCAAAGTATAAAAAGATTAAAGAGTTATCCAAAGGGATGAAAATGAAATTTGCGATTGCAATCGCACTTTCACACCATGCGGAATTTATTATTATGGATGAACCAACAGCAGGATTGGACCCAGTTGTTCGAAGTGAATTGCTTGATATATTGCAAGAAATAGTAATGGAAGATGAAGTATCTGTATTATTCTCAACGCACATTACGACAGACTTAGAACGTATTGCAGATTATATTACGTTCATCAATGATGGAGAAATTATATTTACTGGTGAGAAAGACGAATTAATGGAGAACTACGTAATCGTAAAGGGCAGTAATGACTTATTAGATCGAGAAGGAAAAGAACTATTTGTTGGATTACGAAAAAATAAATTTGGTTTCGAAGGTTTAGCAGAGGATAAACAAGCAATTATCGATTGGTTTGGAAATGAGGTTGTATTAGAAAATCCTACATTAGATGATATTATCGTTTACACTGCGAAAGGGAGAGGTGCCTATGCGTCAGCTCATCTATAA
- a CDS encoding ABC-2 transporter permease yields the protein MRQLIYKDLYFFRITWLVNLIMPIMFFLLEPAGELLFPMSCLFITLSSVMTLIYMDERNKSDIVINSLPLSRKDIIIARYISCAIFIVGGIVSTMLVVFLIRGVAVIDDIGVYHPNLYIEIPWYGVVNGDVYALVFVAAFFPSYYGTKSKVARSILSGASMAVAGIAWIFIGDGLNATAPSFIEWIMNPSHLSLFIVGGIILASVYIASMFLTIKIYGSRDL from the coding sequence ATGCGTCAGCTCATCTATAAAGATTTGTACTTTTTTCGGATAACTTGGTTAGTGAATCTTATTATGCCCATTATGTTCTTTTTACTTGAGCCTGCGGGTGAATTGTTATTTCCGATGAGTTGTCTATTTATAACCCTTTCCTCCGTTATGACGTTAATCTATATGGATGAAAGGAATAAAAGTGACATTGTTATAAATAGTTTACCGTTAAGTCGAAAGGATATCATAATTGCTAGATATATTTCCTGTGCGATATTTATTGTAGGTGGGATAGTCTCAACTATGTTAGTTGTTTTTCTTATAAGAGGTGTCGCTGTTATTGATGATATCGGTGTATACCATCCTAATTTGTATATTGAAATTCCGTGGTATGGAGTAGTAAATGGGGATGTTTACGCTTTGGTTTTTGTTGCGGCTTTTTTTCCTAGTTATTACGGAACCAAATCAAAGGTAGCAAGAAGTATCTTGTCAGGAGCATCGATGGCAGTAGCTGGAATTGCATGGATATTTATAGGGGATGGACTGAACGCAACAGCACCTTCATTCATTGAGTGGATTATGAATCCATCACATCTTAGCTTATTTATAGTTGGAGGAATTATATTAGCTAGTGTATATATCGCTTCTATGTTTCTAACAATTAAAATTTATGGATCGCGTGATTTATAG
- a CDS encoding ABC-2 transporter permease → MQQLILKEFFLHKKMFPFYFLIPIFSVFRNPVQPMGIAIGLFITCSTIIYISFYYDEKSKAEKVLVSLPITRQEIVIAKYISSTLFIMAGLSATFIVVILKNILLDRDIVMPGYAVFSAIVATLIYCVVTIPTNYIGGYKAITVLNVIMLFPLMGMIGLMCNVFGDKTIMLKVLHSQEATLAMIVLGIGVLVSIVISMFLSMKMFQEAEL, encoded by the coding sequence ATGCAACAGTTGATTTTAAAGGAGTTTTTCTTACATAAGAAGATGTTTCCTTTCTATTTTTTAATACCTATTTTCTCTGTTTTTAGGAATCCCGTCCAACCAATGGGGATTGCAATAGGATTATTTATAACATGTAGTACGATTATATATATTTCTTTTTATTATGACGAGAAAAGTAAAGCAGAAAAAGTATTAGTGAGTTTGCCTATAACACGACAAGAGATAGTTATAGCTAAATATATTTCAAGCACATTATTTATTATGGCTGGTTTGAGTGCAACTTTTATAGTCGTAATATTAAAAAATATTTTGTTGGACAGGGATATAGTTATGCCTGGATATGCAGTGTTTTCAGCAATAGTAGCAACTTTAATTTATTGTGTAGTAACGATACCTACTAATTACATTGGGGGATATAAAGCTATTACTGTCTTGAATGTGATTATGCTTTTTCCTTTAATGGGTATGATTGGTCTTATGTGCAATGTTTTTGGTGATAAAACAATTATGTTAAAAGTACTCCACTCTCAAGAGGCTACACTAGCAATGATTGTTCTTGGTATCGGAGTATTAGTAAGTATAGTCATATCAATGTTTCTCTCAATGAAAATGTTTCAGGAGGCAGAGTTATAG
- a CDS encoding ABC-2 transporter permease — MIKQLVLKDIVLQRKLGFVYLICLFFLAIVDFRSDSFLMTLSIAIPFLGMVLSMSYEGKNKSEMIVNSLPFERKEIVIAKYIFSSILVALGGIFSLVVGLIQLQNEHITVFMLWGAILGGITGGFVYSMIVLPIEFSVGYSSAKQIAPFAGLALGYLSGLIVSKVWLDIENAWSTSLVVNICFIAGLLLLYIMSMLFSINLYSERDL; from the coding sequence ATGATCAAGCAACTGGTCTTAAAAGATATAGTGTTGCAAAGAAAGTTAGGGTTTGTTTATCTTATATGTTTGTTTTTCCTTGCTATTGTTGATTTTCGTAGTGACAGCTTTCTTATGACGCTTAGCATAGCTATACCTTTTCTTGGTATGGTACTGTCGATGAGTTATGAGGGGAAAAATAAAAGTGAAATGATAGTAAATAGTTTACCGTTTGAGCGCAAAGAAATTGTCATAGCAAAATACATATTTTCAAGTATTTTAGTTGCTTTAGGTGGCATTTTCTCACTTGTAGTTGGTTTAATCCAGTTACAAAATGAGCATATAACTGTATTTATGCTATGGGGAGCGATTCTCGGAGGAATAACAGGTGGTTTTGTTTATAGCATGATCGTACTTCCTATTGAATTTTCAGTAGGATATAGCAGTGCAAAACAAATTGCTCCGTTCGCCGGACTTGCGTTGGGGTATTTAAGTGGACTGATTGTAAGTAAAGTGTGGTTAGATATAGAGAATGCCTGGAGCACGAGTCTAGTCGTAAATATTTGTTTTATAGCTGGGCTGCTTCTTTTATATATCATGTCTATGTTATTCTCAATTAATTTGTATAGTGAGCGTGATTTGTAA
- a CDS encoding ABC-2 transporter permease: protein MLKQLILKDFIIQWKFLIWYILYPVFFYMALTDTENLFIIMSVIITIGATVKTFEADSKNESEVIVSSLPIFRKQIVYAKYIVAIIIIFISVTVGCFTMGMKNGVNLFEFIETTMVASISFILVYLSFVLPISFWLGYKKTIFITIVIFMAPIVILETLFQINLEQIQLYNSVLFVSSICMFIVSIFVSVKLYEKREF from the coding sequence GTGTTGAAACAACTAATTTTAAAAGATTTCATCATTCAATGGAAATTTTTAATTTGGTACATATTGTATCCTGTTTTCTTTTATATGGCTTTAACAGATACGGAAAATCTGTTCATAATTATGTCAGTAATTATTACAATTGGGGCAACAGTAAAAACATTTGAAGCAGATAGTAAAAATGAGAGTGAAGTTATAGTAAGTAGTTTGCCAATATTCAGGAAACAAATTGTGTATGCGAAATATATAGTAGCAATTATTATTATTTTTATAAGCGTAACGGTCGGTTGTTTCACGATGGGAATGAAGAATGGGGTTAACCTATTTGAATTTATTGAAACGACAATGGTTGCTAGTATTAGCTTTATTTTAGTGTATTTAAGCTTTGTTTTACCGATATCGTTTTGGCTAGGGTATAAAAAAACTATTTTTATTACGATAGTAATATTCATGGCGCCGATTGTTATTTTAGAAACTTTGTTTCAAATCAACCTGGAACAAATTCAACTATATAACAGCGTGTTATTCGTTAGTTCAATATGCATGTTCATAGTATCTATCTTCGTTTCAGTGAAATTGTATGAGAAGAGAGAATTTTAA
- a CDS encoding DUF3975 family protein has translation MWKEKGKQILTWITLGIIILLQISFHIIEWLFHKVISILTFLPNMALEIASIVWSIIASITIVIIWSIAKLWNKLFKKDSSSEKK, from the coding sequence ATGTGGAAAGAAAAAGGAAAACAAATCTTAACATGGATCACACTTGGGATTATCATTCTATTGCAAATAAGTTTTCATATAATAGAATGGTTGTTTCATAAAGTAATATCCATTCTTACATTCCTTCCTAACATGGCACTTGAAATTGCATCTATCGTTTGGTCAATTATTGCCTCCATTACTATCGTAATTATATGGAGCATCGCCAAGCTTTGGAACAAGTTATTTAAAAAGGACAGTTCTTCTGAAAAGAAGTAA
- a CDS encoding DMT family transporter codes for MAWVFLILAGICEIVGVLFMKVATEKKGWAPKVILITNFGVSFFFLSLAMNTLPMGTAYAIWTGIGTAGSALLGILIFRESADWRRLAFLSCILCGAVGLKLLG; via the coding sequence ATGGCTTGGGTATTTTTAATTCTAGCTGGTATTTGTGAAATTGTTGGTGTACTCTTTATGAAAGTAGCCACTGAAAAGAAAGGCTGGGCACCAAAAGTTATTTTAATCACTAACTTCGGCGTAAGTTTCTTCTTCTTATCACTTGCGATGAACACATTACCGATGGGAACTGCTTACGCAATTTGGACTGGAATCGGAACTGCTGGAAGTGCACTTCTAGGTATTCTTATTTTCCGCGAGTCAGCGGATTGGCGCCGCCTTGCCTTCTTAAGCTGCATTCTATGCGGTGCTGTTGGCTTAAAACTATTAGGCTAA
- a CDS encoding DMT family transporter: protein MAWIYVIIAGIIEIFWVIGLKKAEAPLEWAGVALLITISFVLLFRAYKDLPVGTVYAVFTGIGAGGIVLTEIFIFGEPFSIVKVLLIGLIFFGVIGLKRVTEEKESKEAA from the coding sequence ATGGCATGGATTTATGTAATCATAGCTGGTATTATTGAAATCTTTTGGGTGATTGGACTAAAAAAAGCGGAGGCACCACTTGAGTGGGCTGGTGTTGCTCTATTAATTACAATTAGTTTCGTCTTATTATTTAGAGCTTATAAAGATTTACCTGTTGGTACTGTTTACGCAGTCTTCACTGGAATTGGAGCAGGTGGAATCGTTCTTACCGAGATTTTCATTTTCGGAGAACCATTCTCTATTGTAAAAGTATTATTAATTGGTTTAATCTTCTTCGGAGTAATCGGCTTAAAACGAGTAACAGAAGAAAAAGAATCGAAGGAGGCTGCATAA
- a CDS encoding TetR/AcrR family transcriptional regulator, producing the protein MKMTANRIKAVALSHFARYGYEGTSLANIAQEVGIKKPSIYAHFKGKEELYFTCLESALQKDLQSFTGDIENFSKSSTEELLLNLLKGYAKRFGESEESMFWLRTSYFPPDAFREQIIDKANVHIENVGKLLFPVFKRASEQDELHNIEVKDALEAFLCLLDGLMVELLYAGLNRFETRLEASWKVFWRGLSN; encoded by the coding sequence ATGAAAATGACAGCAAACCGCATTAAAGCTGTAGCACTTTCTCATTTCGCACGCTACGGCTATGAAGGAACTTCATTAGCAAATATTGCTCAAGAAGTTGGGATTAAAAAACCATCGATTTACGCACACTTTAAAGGAAAAGAAGAGCTATATTTTACATGCTTGGAATCCGCTCTTCAAAAAGATTTGCAAAGCTTCACAGGCGATATCGAAAATTTTTCAAAATCGTCTACTGAAGAATTGCTCTTAAATTTGTTAAAAGGCTATGCAAAACGATTTGGTGAAAGTGAAGAATCAATGTTTTGGTTACGAACTTCTTATTTTCCGCCGGATGCATTTCGCGAACAAATTATTGATAAAGCGAATGTACACATTGAAAATGTCGGAAAACTTTTATTCCCTGTGTTTAAAAGAGCAAGCGAACAAGATGAACTGCATAACATTGAAGTAAAAGACGCTTTGGAGGCTTTTTTATGCTTACTTGACGGCCTTATGGTTGAACTACTATACGCAGGTTTAAATCGTTTTGAGACACGTTTAGAAGCTTCTTGGAAAGTATTTTGGCGCGGACTTTCAAACTGA
- a CDS encoding LacI family DNA-binding transcriptional regulator, producing the protein MANIKQIAKTAGVSISTVSRVLNNHPYVKEEKRKRVLDAVEELNYAKNINAIHLIKGKTYTIGVMLPFINLPYFSTIIEGIGNEALAAGYHINLCQTNYDSIEEIRVLEMMKMKQFDGMIICSRTSSWEQIEPFAKFAPIISCEKMKHPLISSVYVDHYEGFRLGTSYLLSKGHEKIGICLARKTSANSIDREKAFADTLRQEGKTVHPDWVFHQCYTMQDGAKILHRILNMKNRPTAIFTANDQVAAGLLTEAKKHGIRIPEDLAILGFDNHEISKALEITTIEHPGLTMGSRAFSLFHKQIQNEHIIGNSEELSFHLIERKTV; encoded by the coding sequence ATGGCCAATATAAAACAAATTGCAAAAACTGCTGGTGTATCTATATCAACTGTTTCTCGTGTCCTTAATAATCATCCTTACGTAAAAGAGGAAAAACGTAAGCGTGTTTTAGATGCAGTTGAAGAATTGAACTATGCAAAAAATATAAATGCTATCCATTTAATAAAGGGTAAAACATATACAATTGGCGTTATGCTACCTTTTATTAATCTTCCGTACTTTAGCACGATCATTGAAGGAATCGGAAACGAAGCGTTAGCAGCTGGATATCATATTAATTTATGCCAAACGAATTACGATAGTATTGAAGAAATTCGCGTTCTTGAAATGATGAAAATGAAGCAATTTGACGGGATGATTATTTGCTCTCGCACGAGTTCATGGGAACAAATTGAACCGTTCGCAAAATTTGCCCCTATTATTTCATGTGAAAAAATGAAACATCCCCTCATTTCATCTGTCTATGTAGATCATTACGAAGGATTCCGCCTTGGTACTTCCTATTTACTCAGTAAAGGTCATGAAAAAATCGGCATTTGTTTAGCAAGAAAAACAAGTGCTAATTCAATCGATCGTGAAAAAGCTTTCGCCGATACTCTTCGTCAAGAAGGAAAAACAGTGCACCCTGATTGGGTTTTTCATCAATGTTATACGATGCAGGACGGGGCAAAAATACTTCATCGTATTTTAAACATGAAAAATCGTCCAACCGCTATTTTCACAGCGAACGATCAAGTAGCTGCTGGTTTATTAACAGAGGCAAAAAAACATGGCATTCGCATACCTGAAGACCTCGCTATCCTGGGATTTGATAACCATGAAATTTCAAAAGCATTAGAAATTACAACTATTGAGCATCCCGGGCTCACAATGGGATCACGTGCTTTTTCTTTATTTCATAAACAGATACAAAACGAACACATTATTGGAAACTCAGAAGAACTTTCATTCCATTTAATTGAGCGAAAAACAGTCTAA
- a CDS encoding rhodanese-like domain-containing protein: MSTNLIIILAAIAAFIGYTVWMYFYQKKLIKTLSEEEFRAGYRKAQLIDIREADEFNAGHILGARNIPLSQIRLRHKELRQDQPVYLYCQSGFRTGRAAQYLKKQGYTDFYQLKGGFKSWSGKIKKK; this comes from the coding sequence GTGTCAACAAACTTGATTATTATACTAGCCGCAATTGCAGCATTCATCGGCTACACTGTATGGATGTATTTCTATCAGAAAAAATTAATTAAAACACTTTCAGAAGAAGAATTTCGCGCTGGCTACCGTAAAGCACAGCTTATCGATATTCGCGAAGCAGATGAATTTAACGCGGGACATATTTTAGGTGCGCGTAACATTCCATTATCACAAATTCGCCTTCGCCACAAAGAACTTCGCCAAGATCAACCGGTTTATTTATATTGCCAAAGCGGATTCCGTACAGGTCGTGCAGCTCAATACTTAAAAAAACAAGGCTACACAGATTTCTACCAATTAAAAGGTGGATTTAAATCTTGGTCAGGCAAAATTAAAAAGAAATAA
- a CDS encoding lipoate--protein ligase family protein, producing MGKEKWCYINSGQCSPAFNMALDECLLNWQSEKKMPPTIRFYEWEVPTLTVGYFQRVEKDINMDVVNEKKYGFVRRQTGGRGVLHDKELTYSVIVSEDHPDMPKTVTEAYRVISQGLLDGFKALGLEAYYAVPKTEEDRENLKNPRSGVCFDAPSWYEIVVEGRKIAGSAQTRQKGVILQHGSIPLEIDLDELYDLFLFPNERVKERMKNMFSSKAVAINDLTDRTFTIEQLIKAFETGFEKGLDIELVPYELTEEQLHEVQTLAKEKYESNEWNYKK from the coding sequence ATGGGAAAAGAAAAATGGTGTTATATTAACTCTGGTCAATGTTCACCAGCATTTAATATGGCGTTAGATGAATGTTTATTAAATTGGCAAAGTGAAAAGAAAATGCCACCAACAATTCGTTTTTACGAATGGGAAGTACCAACATTAACAGTCGGGTATTTCCAGCGTGTTGAAAAAGATATAAATATGGATGTAGTTAACGAAAAAAAATATGGATTCGTTCGTCGTCAAACAGGCGGCAGGGGTGTACTACATGATAAAGAATTAACGTACAGTGTTATTGTGTCTGAAGATCATCCGGATATGCCAAAAACAGTTACAGAAGCATACCGCGTTATTTCGCAAGGCTTATTAGACGGTTTTAAGGCATTAGGATTAGAAGCGTATTATGCAGTTCCGAAAACAGAAGAGGATCGTGAGAATTTAAAAAATCCGCGTTCAGGAGTATGTTTTGATGCACCATCTTGGTATGAAATTGTAGTTGAAGGAAGAAAAATCGCAGGTAGTGCTCAAACACGTCAAAAAGGTGTTATCTTACAGCACGGTTCTATTCCGTTAGAAATAGATTTAGATGAGTTATACGATCTATTTTTATTCCCGAATGAACGTGTAAAAGAGCGTATGAAAAACATGTTTTCTTCTAAAGCGGTAGCGATTAATGATTTGACAGACCGTACATTTACGATTGAACAGTTAATTAAAGCGTTTGAAACTGGATTTGAAAAAGGTTTAGATATAGAGCTTGTGCCGTATGAACTAACAGAAGAACAGCTTCATGAAGTTCAAACTTTAGCAAAAGAGAAGTATGAAAGTAATGAATGGAATTATAAAAAATAA
- a CDS encoding DUF1129 family protein yields the protein MKAQDMVELNNKKREFLTPENEAAYGDMLVYLRLSNVPEHQVEELLLEILDHLIEAQAENKNAYDIFGNDLRSYCDELISALPTQTKLEKTSLIGFIISLLLAIQFGIDALVSTFILIFGKNIEQLSPAFSIPGTTLFVSLIILGILFILYLLKRYSFDQKMNWKRRILFGFAFATPFCSAVFLNVYFKKQPYLIYHLTFWQNALIAILFYILYKLLYKKSNF from the coding sequence ATGAAGGCGCAAGACATGGTTGAATTGAACAATAAAAAACGCGAATTTCTAACACCTGAAAACGAAGCTGCTTACGGTGATATGTTAGTATATCTTCGGTTATCTAACGTACCCGAACATCAAGTAGAAGAACTTTTATTAGAAATATTAGATCATCTCATCGAAGCACAAGCAGAAAATAAAAATGCTTATGATATTTTCGGAAATGATTTACGATCTTACTGTGATGAACTTATATCAGCTTTACCAACCCAAACAAAGCTAGAAAAAACTTCTTTAATCGGTTTTATTATTAGCTTACTTCTTGCTATACAGTTTGGAATAGATGCACTTGTTTCGACTTTCATTTTAATCTTCGGGAAGAATATCGAACAATTAAGCCCAGCTTTTAGCATCCCTGGAACCACTTTGTTCGTTTCACTTATTATACTAGGCATACTTTTCATTTTATATTTGTTAAAGCGCTATTCCTTTGATCAAAAGATGAATTGGAAAAGAAGGATTCTATTTGGATTTGCATTTGCTACTCCATTTTGTTCAGCTGTATTTTTAAATGTCTATTTCAAAAAACAACCTTATCTCATTTATCATCTAACCTTTTGGCAAAACGCTTTAATCGCTATTCTATTTTATATTTTATATAAATTACTATACAAAAAATCAAATTTTTAA
- a CDS encoding PadR family transcriptional regulator, protein MHSQMLKGVLEGCILYIISQEEVYGYELSTKLNKHGFTFVSEGSIYPLLLRMQKEKLIEGTLKASSLGPKRKYYHVTDKGLEQLEEFKKSWGMVSTTVNNLLQGE, encoded by the coding sequence ATGCACAGCCAAATGTTAAAAGGTGTACTAGAAGGTTGCATTCTATATATCATTTCACAAGAAGAAGTGTACGGATATGAACTAAGTACAAAATTAAATAAACACGGCTTTACATTCGTAAGTGAAGGAAGCATCTATCCTTTATTGTTACGCATGCAAAAAGAGAAACTTATTGAAGGAACATTAAAAGCTTCCTCACTCGGTCCAAAACGAAAATATTATCACGTAACCGATAAAGGATTAGAACAGCTTGAAGAATTTAAAAAAAGTTGGGGAATGGTTTCAACGACGGTAAATAACTTATTACAAGGGGAGTGA